One part of the Mytilus trossulus isolate FHL-02 chromosome 11, PNRI_Mtr1.1.1.hap1, whole genome shotgun sequence genome encodes these proteins:
- the LOC134689818 gene encoding ankyrin-1-like, translating into MNACIDTYFIKVDRKYTVIHDKMFDFLCSYFGKTLLTPILKYADDKVICERVQLESLQKAHGYFTIMVSAKDEHEYNDRIKTDLENGKIHCCLNNMQMKYKEYRIKFRDIIKDLEYGLVRNLIKMKDENGINSFIISCLRGYDELVDLFISVGADVDSQIGFFTPLTAACHDGHLQTVEILLKKGSDINNTYTQGETPLYTACFEGHYNLVNRHIDKEADINKQNRFSSTPLHASCMMGHASIVRLLIDKGANVFQYKDLLITATLGGNDKIVELILSKGCCLNSVDIAGKTALFIACEEGNTNIEKLLIDNNADIYIVDSDGRTPLHAACCVGNNDIVRMLVNKNADVNMLDVDLETPLHKSCRKGSVDVILTLLDNGADTNQENKDGHTPVHLAKTEGKIVNESILKALGEEEVGPYRGASMAVSKNDKCQIQITACTSNSVGDDWTPLYQACVLGDIETVQSLIRYGASVNMQTISGEIPLIAACQHGYGFLMQTLLDERADINQALVCAVQKDYDRAVKFLLYKGGDLGYKGVDGKSLIKLACEHSSIKAIKILSEKDADFTEIDVNGRTLIHVACNTNSVELIQFLIDKGLDLGIPDKYGRFALFVSIDKGFYDLSIYLVQKNVL; encoded by the coding sequence ATGAATGCCTGTATTGACACTTACTTTATAAAGGTAGACAGAAAATACACAGTTATACATGATAAAATGTTTGACTTTCTGTGCTCCTACTTTGGTAAAACACTTCTCACTCCTATTCTTAAATATGCAGATGATAAGGTCATATGCGAGCGTGTACAACTGGAGTCATTACAGAAAGCACATGGATATTTTACAATTATGGTGTCGGCGAAAGATGAACACGAATACAATGACAGGATAAAAACGGACCTTGAAAATGGAAAGATACATTGTTGCTTGAACAATatgcaaatgaaatataaggaATACAGGATTAAGTTTCGAGATATCATTAAGGATTTAGAATATGGCTTGGTAAGAAATTTGATCAAAATGAAGGACGAAAATGGGATTAATTCCTTTATTATTTCATGCTTACGTGGTTATGATGAGCttgttgatttgtttatatCTGTTGGAGCTGATGTTGACAGTCAGATAGGATTTTTCACACCGTTAACAGCTGCGTGTCATGATGGACACTTACAGACGGTTGAAATTCTACTAAAAAAAGGATCAGACATAAACAATACTTATACTCAAGGAGAAACACCACTGTATACTGCTTGTTTTGAAGGCCATTACAACTTAGTAAACCGTCACATAGACAAAGAAGCTgatattaacaaacaaaatagaTTTAGTAGCACACCCTTGCATGCTTCGTGTATGATGGGTCATGCATCCATAGTTAGACTTTTAATTGATAAAGGAGCGAATGTTTTCCAATATAAAGATTTACTGATAACTGCCACTTTAGGAGGCAACGACAAAATAGTCGAACTAATTCTTTCAAAAGGTTGTTGTTTAAATAGTGTCGACATTGCAGGGAAAACCGCTTTATTCATTGCATGCGAAGAAGGCAATACTAATATAGAAAAGCTGCTTATTGATAACAATGCTGACATTTATATAGTCGATAGTGATGGTAGGACGCCATTACATGCCGCCTGTTGCGTTGGTAACAATGATATAGTCAGAATGTTGGTTAACAAAAATGCAGATGTAAACATGCTTGATGTAGATTTAGAAACACCGTTGCACAAATCATGTAGAAAAGGTTCGGTAGACGTTATACTAACTCTATTGGATAATGGAGCAGATACAAACCAGGAAAATAAAGACGGACACACACCTGTTCATTTGGCGAAAACAGAgggtaaaattgtaaatgaaagCATTTTGAAGGCTTTAGGGGAAGAAGAAGTAGGACCATATCGAGGTGCGAGTATGGCAGTAAGCAAAAACGATAAATGTCAGATACAAATCACGGCATGTACAAGCAATTCTGTAGGGGATGACTGGACTCCTTTATATCAGGCATGTGTACTTGGAGACATAGAAACTGTCCAATCGCTTATTAGATATGGGGCAAGTGTAAACATGCAAACGATCTCTGGTGAAATCCCTTTGATTGCCGCTTGTCAACATGGTTATGGTTTCTTAATGCAAACGTTACTAGACGAGAGAGCAGATATTAATCAAGCGCTAGTTTGTGCTGTTCAAAAAGATTATGATAGAGCggttaaatttcttttatataaaggGGGAGATTTGGGCTATAAAGGAGTTGATGGGAAATCGCTTATAAAATTGGCATGTGAACATAGTTCAATCAAAGCAATCAAAATTCTGTCAGAAAAAGATGCAGATTTTACAGAAATAGATGTAAATGGGAGAACACTGATACACGTTGCATGCAATACAAATAGCGTTGAATTAATCCAGTTTCTTATAGACAAGGGTTTAGATCTCGGCATACCTGATAAATATGGAAGATTTGCACTTTTTGTGTCAATAGATAAGGGCTTTTATGATTTATcgatatatttagtacaaaaaaaTGTCCTATAG